The Pan troglodytes isolate AG18354 chromosome 8, NHGRI_mPanTro3-v2.0_pri, whole genome shotgun sequence genome window below encodes:
- the LOC134807195 gene encoding uncharacterized protein LOC134807195, with protein MAAPTRAPRWAPCPPAAPRRRRQRESAVRVLKRRGGGSWQGPSCQLRPAPGAHVTSSRACAVAGHRLGRFRLARRREGFVGNVRREASAAGEGASSYRHLCGGFC; from the coding sequence ATGGCCGCGCCCACGCGCGCCCCTCGCTGGGCTCCCTGCCCCCCGGCTGCCCCGCGGCGACGGAGGCAGCGCGAATCCGCCGTCCGGGTCCTGAAACGACGCGGCGGCGGAAGCTGGCAAGGCCCCTCCTGCCAGCTCCGTCCAGCCCCGGGAGCGCACGTGACGTCGTCCCGCGCGTGCGCAGTGGCCGGGCACCGGCTGGGCAGGTTTCGGCTAGCGAGGCGGCGCGAAGGGTTTGTGGGAAATGTGAGGCGAGAGGCTTCGGCGGCGGGAGAAGGGGCTTCGTCCTACCGCCATCTTTGCGGTGGGTTCTGCTGA